The Geoglobus acetivorans genome window below encodes:
- a CDS encoding iron dependent repressor, metal binding and dimerization domain protein yields the protein MRNDERIENALKEIYVRTVEKNEEFPEPDIETLSELQKKKYIDGKKLTEKGLERAKKIIRLHRLAERLLHDVLRASDREVESSACRFEHVISEEVEEAICTLLGHPSVCPHGREIPRGECCLRGEEEVKSLVVRLTSLSPGEHGEIKYLSGDESTIKKLISLGILPGKRIRVMRVYPAYLIQLGNSQIAIDEKIAESIHVMRV from the coding sequence ATGAGAAATGACGAAAGAATTGAAAATGCCTTAAAGGAAATCTATGTCAGGACTGTTGAAAAAAATGAGGAGTTTCCCGAACCTGACATCGAGACCTTGTCTGAGCTGCAAAAGAAAAAATACATCGACGGAAAAAAGCTCACTGAAAAAGGACTTGAAAGGGCAAAGAAGATAATCAGACTTCACAGACTTGCTGAGAGGCTTTTACACGATGTGCTGAGGGCAAGCGACAGGGAAGTAGAGAGTTCAGCATGCAGGTTCGAGCATGTCATCAGCGAAGAGGTTGAAGAGGCTATCTGCACACTTCTCGGCCATCCATCCGTATGCCCCCACGGCAGAGAAATACCCAGAGGGGAATGCTGCCTGAGGGGAGAAGAAGAGGTCAAAAGCCTTGTCGTAAGACTTACATCTCTATCACCCGGAGAACATGGTGAAATCAAATACCTTTCAGGGGATGAATCGACCATCAAGAAACTGATATCCCTGGGAATCCTACCAGGAAAAAGAATCAGAGTAATGAGAGTCTATCCTGCCTACCTAATACAGCTCGGGAACTCTCAGATTGCCATAGACGAAAAAATTGCCGAGAGCATCCATGTAATGAGAGTATGA
- a CDS encoding carboxypeptidase M32 — translation MDGVFQNELVKELVEKYRVLWSIDHAKALMAWDNETYMPKGGVEERAMAMANLSTLEQKLMLDPDFVSLLERAEGAENLNEYERGVLRVLRRNIDYLRKIPPEIIFEIAKTSQEAVQIWDEARRKNDFEKFRPYLEKLSSLAREVAEKLGYEDHPYSALLDLHEEGLDIKKADRIFDEVIPASKKILEKVREDNLFPDTHPLEEAKYETSAMEKVNRELLDLLGYSWERGRLDVSPHPFTITLGIGDVRITTRYEGFDFKRAMFSTIHEFGHALYELQVDERLKMSPIAGGVSLGIHESQSRLMENIIGRSRAFVSLIRPLLEKHLDFVRDYDDDELYRYFNTVKPGLIRVDADELTYNFHIYLRYKLEKLLIAGEIAVGDLPELWNEEMENLLGIRPTTYSEGVLQDIHWSHASFGYFPTYTLGNVVAGQIWTEIVKEIDFEDTVRNGKFEEIYGFLKEKIHRWGGTHSPQELLKRNFGRGYDPESLIAYLKQKYTG, via the coding sequence ATGGATGGGGTATTTCAGAACGAACTGGTAAAAGAGCTTGTTGAGAAATACAGGGTTTTGTGGTCAATAGACCACGCAAAAGCCCTCATGGCGTGGGATAATGAAACCTACATGCCGAAGGGCGGAGTCGAAGAAAGGGCAATGGCCATGGCAAACCTCAGCACGCTTGAGCAGAAACTGATGCTCGATCCTGACTTCGTCTCTTTGCTTGAGAGGGCGGAGGGAGCTGAAAACCTGAATGAATATGAAAGGGGAGTTTTAAGAGTACTGCGGAGGAATATAGATTATCTCAGAAAGATACCTCCGGAGATTATCTTTGAGATTGCCAAAACGTCTCAGGAAGCTGTGCAGATTTGGGACGAGGCGAGAAGAAAGAATGACTTCGAGAAATTCAGACCCTACCTTGAAAAGCTCTCCAGTCTCGCAAGAGAGGTTGCTGAAAAGCTAGGGTATGAGGATCATCCATACAGCGCTCTGCTCGATCTCCATGAAGAGGGGCTGGACATCAAAAAGGCTGACAGGATATTTGACGAGGTTATCCCTGCATCGAAGAAAATACTCGAAAAAGTCAGAGAAGACAATCTGTTCCCGGATACGCACCCGCTTGAGGAGGCAAAATATGAAACATCCGCTATGGAGAAAGTGAACAGAGAGCTTCTCGATTTGCTTGGGTACTCATGGGAAAGAGGACGACTTGACGTCAGCCCTCATCCGTTCACGATAACGCTTGGGATTGGAGATGTGAGAATCACGACACGGTATGAGGGGTTTGATTTCAAGAGAGCGATGTTCTCGACAATCCATGAATTCGGACATGCTCTGTACGAATTGCAGGTGGACGAGAGGCTGAAGATGTCCCCCATCGCAGGTGGTGTAAGTCTCGGAATTCACGAAAGCCAGAGCAGGTTAATGGAGAATATTATCGGGAGAAGCAGAGCCTTTGTGTCACTTATTAGGCCATTGCTGGAGAAACATCTCGACTTCGTCAGAGATTACGATGATGACGAGCTTTACAGATACTTCAACACGGTTAAGCCCGGCCTCATAAGAGTGGATGCAGACGAGCTTACGTATAACTTCCACATTTATCTCAGGTACAAGCTTGAGAAGCTGCTCATTGCAGGCGAGATTGCTGTGGGTGATTTACCGGAACTCTGGAATGAGGAAATGGAAAATCTGCTTGGAATACGGCCGACAACTTACAGTGAGGGCGTACTTCAGGACATCCACTGGAGCCATGCTTCCTTCGGCTACTTCCCAACATACACTCTGGGGAACGTGGTTGCAGGGCAGATCTGGACAGAGATTGTAAAGGAGATTGATTTTGAAGATACAGTACGAAACGGAAAATTCGAGGAGATTTACGGTTTCCTGAAAGAAAAGATCCACAGGTGGGGTGGCACCCATTCACCCCAGGAGCTGCTGAAAAGGAACTTTGGAAGGGGATATGATCCGGAATCACTAATAGCTTACCTCAAGCAGAAGTATACCGGATAA
- a CDS encoding rubrerythrin family protein has product MIKVSTEDNLKNAFSGESQASIKYRIFSEIAKEKGLKNLARVFEAFSFSEFVHAKNHLKALKEKEIEDPLKNLDEAIKGETYEIETMYPEFYDTAIRENRKRAATSFRWALEAEKEHAEVYRKLRVLVESGRDKAFEEKIYVCPNCGYIFTGTPPEICPLCSISKEMFREF; this is encoded by the coding sequence GTGATAAAAGTGTCCACCGAAGATAATTTGAAAAATGCATTTTCAGGCGAGAGTCAGGCCAGTATAAAGTACAGAATCTTTTCGGAAATTGCAAAGGAGAAGGGTCTGAAAAACCTCGCGAGAGTTTTCGAAGCGTTCTCATTTTCAGAATTTGTGCATGCAAAGAACCACCTGAAAGCCCTGAAAGAAAAAGAAATCGAAGACCCTCTGAAAAACCTGGATGAAGCGATAAAGGGAGAGACCTATGAGATCGAGACAATGTATCCCGAATTTTACGATACTGCAATAAGGGAAAACAGAAAAAGGGCTGCAACATCATTCAGGTGGGCGCTCGAGGCTGAAAAAGAACATGCAGAAGTTTACAGAAAGCTCAGAGTCCTCGTGGAGAGTGGCAGAGATAAGGCATTCGAGGAGAAAATTTACGTGTGTCCCAACTGCGGATACATTTTCACTGGCACCCCTCCAGAAATCTGTCCGCTCTGCAGCATTTCCAAAGAGATGTTCAGGGAATTCTGA
- a CDS encoding enoyl-CoA hydratase-related protein, whose amino-acid sequence MDVDIIHFKRPEKHNALDLDHLKEIYDELRGCRNPVVIYGEPSFSSGLDLNFVQNASEPEIIEFADIANDLILRIASHPKPVVAFVKGYTFGAGFSIALACDAIVADENAVFSTGFAKLGIAPDMGVSFLLPRITGLKRALRLLSTAERFGVDEAIRLGIVGRKGNLDDAVDLARRMDGNSIKYIKELVYSGFREHVMREKEMALKSIEDMRRT is encoded by the coding sequence ATGGATGTTGATATAATCCATTTTAAAAGGCCAGAAAAGCACAACGCTCTCGATCTCGACCATTTGAAGGAAATCTATGATGAATTGCGTGGTTGCAGGAACCCTGTTGTCATTTACGGGGAACCGAGCTTTTCTTCCGGACTCGATCTGAACTTCGTCCAGAATGCCAGCGAGCCAGAAATAATCGAATTTGCAGACATCGCCAATGACCTGATCCTCAGGATAGCATCGCATCCAAAACCGGTTGTTGCTTTTGTTAAGGGTTACACCTTTGGGGCTGGATTCAGCATAGCTCTGGCATGTGATGCAATAGTTGCGGACGAAAATGCGGTCTTTTCAACCGGATTTGCCAAGCTCGGAATTGCACCTGACATGGGAGTATCATTCCTCCTGCCCAGAATAACCGGATTAAAAAGGGCACTGAGGCTGCTCAGCACCGCCGAAAGATTTGGGGTTGATGAAGCAATCAGACTGGGGATAGTTGGCAGGAAGGGAAATCTGGATGATGCTGTGGATCTTGCCAGAAGAATGGACGGCAATTCAATAAAATACATAAAGGAGCTGGTTTATTCAGGTTTTAGAGAGCATGTAATGAGAGAGAAGGAAATGGCTTTAAAATCAATCGAAGATATGAGAAGAACCTAA
- the feoB gene encoding ferrous iron transport protein B: MHCHGTESTQHTRSDYDVLLVGNPNVGKSVIFHKLTGRYADVSNYPGTTVDILTGKIKSLNLTVADLPGMYSLFSITEEERVAKDIILNSKPKVIVNVVDAKNIERGLPLTLQLLETSFNVILVLNAVDEAEKAGMVIDEKKLEERLGIPVIKTVAVKGKGIKELLKKIEELSKTRLEKRTFKFSPALEGAIKEAESLITQESTISKKLLAILALSNDRDVIEKLSIDEEKLSELRRKMGRSIAYLLAMEYQRLSEELLKDAVVQIEKKRRIYDKINELSLNPVTAIPMSIAALYFLYLFAGVIGAQIMVDAIESWYETIINVPLNTWLESSIPNYWIRELIGGEYGVITLGLRYALAIIFPIVTMFFLAFSILEDSGFLPRMAMLLDRLFKKIGLSGRAIIPMVLGLGCGTMAVIVTRVLESRRERIIATLMLAVAIPCSAQLGIILGIVPDSFALAVWAFSVFTILLAIGLLAGKYLPGEAPSFYMEIPPLRIPSLSNIVMKTVSRLEWYFKEVLPIFLLISVAIWVGRITTVFDLVVGLLGRPAEVLGLPPKMGEIFLYGFFRRDYGTAGLYDLVSGGLLDYNQTIVSMVVLTLFVPCIAQFSVIGKERGWKFAVITALTALTIAFTAGFIVREVLEVLL, encoded by the coding sequence ATGCACTGTCACGGTACAGAGTCCACACAGCACACACGCTCAGATTACGATGTCCTTCTTGTCGGAAACCCGAATGTTGGAAAGAGCGTAATTTTCCACAAGCTCACTGGGAGATATGCGGATGTCTCCAATTACCCGGGCACGACCGTGGATATTCTCACAGGAAAGATAAAAAGTCTGAACCTCACAGTTGCGGATCTGCCCGGAATGTACTCTCTGTTCTCAATAACAGAGGAGGAGAGAGTTGCAAAGGACATAATCCTCAATTCAAAGCCGAAAGTCATAGTAAATGTCGTTGACGCCAAGAATATCGAAAGAGGGTTGCCGCTGACATTGCAATTGCTCGAAACGAGTTTTAACGTAATCCTTGTTCTGAATGCAGTGGATGAAGCCGAAAAAGCTGGAATGGTGATAGACGAAAAGAAACTGGAGGAGAGACTTGGAATTCCCGTTATAAAGACAGTTGCTGTAAAAGGGAAGGGGATAAAAGAGCTCTTGAAGAAAATTGAAGAGCTGAGCAAAACCCGGCTCGAAAAAAGAACATTTAAATTTTCACCAGCACTGGAGGGGGCGATAAAAGAGGCTGAAAGCCTGATTACTCAGGAAAGTACCATCAGCAAGAAGTTGCTGGCAATTCTCGCCCTTTCAAACGACAGAGATGTGATAGAAAAACTGAGTATAGACGAAGAGAAACTCTCCGAACTGAGAAGAAAAATGGGAAGATCTATAGCATACCTGCTGGCGATGGAGTATCAGAGACTCTCAGAAGAGTTACTAAAAGACGCAGTAGTTCAGATCGAGAAAAAAAGGAGAATATATGACAAAATAAACGAGTTGAGTCTCAACCCGGTTACCGCAATTCCGATGAGCATAGCGGCGCTGTACTTCCTCTACCTTTTTGCTGGCGTCATAGGTGCCCAGATAATGGTTGATGCAATCGAATCCTGGTATGAAACGATCATCAACGTACCGCTGAATACCTGGCTGGAGTCCAGCATTCCTAATTACTGGATAAGAGAACTTATCGGCGGAGAATACGGAGTGATAACACTCGGTCTGAGGTATGCTCTGGCGATAATATTCCCCATCGTTACAATGTTCTTCCTCGCATTTTCAATACTGGAAGATTCGGGATTTCTCCCACGAATGGCCATGCTGCTTGACAGGCTTTTCAAGAAAATTGGCCTGAGTGGCAGGGCAATCATACCCATGGTGCTCGGTCTCGGCTGCGGGACAATGGCAGTAATAGTTACAAGGGTGCTTGAGTCAAGGAGGGAGAGAATAATCGCAACCCTCATGCTCGCGGTCGCAATACCCTGCTCGGCACAGCTTGGAATAATCCTCGGTATCGTCCCTGATTCTTTCGCTCTTGCCGTATGGGCGTTTTCGGTTTTCACCATACTGCTTGCGATTGGGTTGCTTGCAGGAAAATACCTTCCCGGAGAGGCTCCGTCATTTTACATGGAAATCCCTCCTCTGAGGATTCCATCGCTTTCCAATATCGTGATGAAAACCGTCTCAAGACTAGAATGGTATTTTAAAGAGGTGTTGCCAATATTTCTGCTCATAAGCGTTGCAATATGGGTGGGGAGAATCACAACAGTCTTCGATCTTGTTGTCGGACTCCTTGGGCGACCTGCTGAAGTTCTCGGGCTCCCACCCAAAATGGGTGAAATATTTCTGTACGGGTTCTTCAGAAGAGATTATGGCACTGCCGGTCTTTACGATCTGGTCTCAGGGGGTTTGCTCGATTACAATCAGACTATAGTTTCAATGGTCGTGCTAACGCTCTTTGTGCCATGCATAGCCCAGTTCTCCGTAATAGGAAAGGAGAGGGGCTGGAAGTTTGCAGTCATAACTGCATTGACAGCACTCACAATAGCATTCACAGCAGGATTTATAGTAAGAGAAGTTCTTGAGGTGCTGTTATGA
- the radB gene encoding DNA repair and recombination protein RadB — MKLKTGSKCIDDILGGGVETGTITQIYGESGTGKTSLCLMLAYNTAKEFSVAYIDTEGLSAERIDQIFEDKSVLSNIYIYEVFDFRQQSTAVKELARLLKNQEIKLIIIDSLTALYRSELEDESRQIRVKRELTSQLTFLLGLARKHNLAVVFTNQMFTDINSGEIRPIGGPSIDHLSKTIISLEKTRDERIARLVKHRSMPEGVYCFFKITNRGVEP; from the coding sequence ATGAAGCTTAAAACGGGAAGTAAATGCATCGATGATATCCTAGGAGGAGGAGTTGAGACGGGAACCATAACCCAGATATACGGCGAGAGCGGAACAGGTAAGACGTCGCTCTGCCTGATGCTCGCATACAACACTGCAAAGGAGTTCAGCGTTGCATACATCGATACAGAAGGGCTTTCAGCAGAGAGAATTGATCAGATTTTTGAGGATAAATCCGTACTGTCAAACATCTACATCTACGAGGTTTTTGACTTCAGACAGCAAAGCACAGCCGTAAAGGAGCTTGCAAGACTGCTGAAGAACCAGGAGATTAAGCTAATAATCATCGATTCACTGACGGCCCTGTACCGTTCAGAGCTTGAAGACGAGAGCCGGCAGATCAGAGTTAAAAGGGAACTCACATCCCAGCTGACATTTCTGCTGGGACTGGCGAGAAAACACAACCTGGCAGTAGTATTCACGAATCAGATGTTCACAGACATAAACAGCGGGGAGATTAGACCAATAGGTGGTCCGAGCATTGATCACCTCTCAAAAACCATAATCTCGCTGGAAAAGACCAGAGATGAAAGAATAGCCAGGCTCGTAAAGCACAGGTCCATGCCAGAAGGTGTTTACTGTTTCTTCAAAATTACGAACAGGGGTGTGGAGCCATAA
- the argC gene encoding N-acetyl-gamma-glutamyl-phosphate reductase has product MIRAGIIGGTGYTGGELLRILSKHPEVEVVAVTSRREKGRKIHEVHPHLKGFYEIEFIEPDIDRLSECDVVFTAVPHGEAMRYVPELYESGLKVVDLSADYRLRKDKYEEAYGKTHEAYIEAVYGLTELHREEIAKARLVANPGCYPTGAILAAAPLAELELIERVIFDSKSGISGAGVSPTEFTHYPNLHEAIVPYKITDHRHYYEMEQELGRFQEDVRISFTPQVFPGSRGILTNAHIFLKGELEQDELEKIYRKFYDCSYFIRFQKAVRLSYVRGSNFADISINRGADRAVVVSAIDNLVKGASGQAVQNMNVMFGLDEWAGLDFPPLFP; this is encoded by the coding sequence TTGATACGTGCAGGAATAATTGGAGGTACAGGATACACTGGTGGTGAGCTTTTAAGGATTCTCTCAAAACATCCTGAGGTTGAAGTTGTGGCTGTAACCTCAAGAAGAGAGAAAGGCAGGAAAATTCATGAGGTTCATCCGCATCTTAAGGGGTTTTATGAGATTGAATTCATCGAGCCTGATATTGATCGCCTTTCTGAATGTGATGTGGTGTTCACCGCAGTACCTCATGGAGAGGCAATGAGATACGTTCCCGAACTCTATGAATCTGGTTTGAAGGTGGTGGACCTTTCAGCAGATTACAGACTCAGAAAGGATAAATACGAGGAGGCTTACGGGAAAACGCATGAGGCGTACATCGAAGCAGTTTACGGGCTTACCGAGCTTCACAGAGAGGAGATTGCGAAAGCCCGACTTGTCGCAAATCCCGGATGTTACCCCACAGGAGCAATTCTTGCAGCAGCCCCTCTTGCAGAGCTGGAGTTGATTGAAAGGGTTATTTTCGACTCCAAGAGCGGAATCAGTGGGGCTGGAGTAAGTCCGACGGAATTCACTCACTATCCCAACCTTCACGAGGCTATCGTCCCATACAAGATTACGGACCACAGGCATTATTATGAAATGGAACAGGAGCTGGGCAGATTTCAGGAGGACGTCAGGATCTCATTCACCCCCCAGGTCTTCCCCGGATCGAGGGGAATATTGACCAACGCTCACATATTCCTGAAAGGAGAGCTTGAACAGGATGAACTGGAGAAAATATACAGAAAATTCTATGATTGTTCCTATTTCATAAGATTTCAGAAAGCTGTGAGGCTCAGCTATGTCAGGGGTAGCAATTTTGCTGATATATCCATAAACAGGGGTGCTGACAGGGCCGTCGTCGTCTCTGCAATAGACAATCTTGTCAAGGGAGCGAGCGGACAGGCTGTGCAGAACATGAATGTGATGTTTGGGCTTGATGAGTGGGCGGGCCTTGATTTCCCACCACTCTTTCCGTAG